GGATGCCCCAATCCACATAGATGTTTAGATATCTTAACAACACAATTAGAAAGATAAACTTATGAATTTAAAAAACTATTAGTTTTCAAACTTATTAACTGAACGAAAAGAAAAAGTATATTCTCAAACTAACATCATTTATAACCAGAGACGATAACATGCCTAGCGCGTAAGATTGCAAGTGACGATAACAGACCTTTAGCACGAGAGTCGTAAGCGAAGGAGGGTGACAAGCCATGGAGCGAAATGGGGGCGGACATGATTACAAGTGGCAAGAGGCCACCTACGTACTGATGAAAAGAATAGACGATAGAAcaattattaaagaagctttattaaagaagctttattgaagaaataaaaatgcttcaatacattaatatATTTCCTTCTATCACATACGATGGTGCAAGGTTGAGATGATGACAAACCCTCGTGTGCGAAGGTTGCGTGCAACAGTACAAAACGAAGACGAAGATAATtcccaaaaaaaaataaagataattttaaaatttattaaaaatcaaagaaaaattttGTTAGGATGCTGCTATATGAGAaattataaaacataaaaaatatttttttcgaaaaTTAACCTCAAATTAATGCGTTCGGATGGGTCGATCGCGATTCTCATTAATTTTGGAGAATATTAAAGTAATCGAGTGGGTAGGACGACAAACATGTACTCCTCCCATTCCTACCCACAAAAGCCTTCGTCGAAGCCAGGGAGAGCCGCAGATCCCGTTCCAAGTGGCTTCTCGACAATGATGCCTACCTCTGCTTCTTTCCGCTTTCGGAAGTTTTAGGGTTCTCCCATCGGCCACTTGCTCCGCACTGATTCCTTCCTTTCCCTCGGTTCTCACGACCAACCACTTGCCCATCTCCTGCTACCCGGTCCTCTCCGTGGATTTCCGCCCTCGATCGACTCGTAGCCGGCGCGCCGCACCTCCTTTCTCTTTGGTTTGTTTGTTTTTACCTTTCCCTCTGTGATCCCCTTTTTCTCTTATTCTAATCGAGTTTCCTCGCGATTGGCTCCGTCAAGACCAATCTTTGCTTGCGTAATTGGTTATTAGGTGGAACTTTCGGTACTCAATCGTTTTTATCCCATTGGTTTCCGTTGGATCTTCTACAGAATggtatttttttctcttcttataGGGGAAAATTGGAATTTTTCGCTCCTGATTGAGCCCTAGAGTCGCCTTTTTGTGTCGATAGTCTCTACCGTACCTGATGGTTTGAAGGGATTTGCGATTTCTTTTCAATTCCGTTTTGATGGAGTTAGCACCGTTAGACTTACGATCTACCTGCATTACAAAAATTGATGCAGGGATTTCAGTGGAGCTCTGAGTTTTTGATACAGATGTGGATCTTTTGGCGGTAGTTATCAGATTGATCGGTTCACAAAATTTGCCTCGTCCCTGATGTTGAGGAACGCTTTCGCTAGTCATGGAAGGGCCAGCTGAAGtaaatgagacatttgagagctCGGTCGATGCTCCTCATATTAAAAAAACAGAGAATGATCAACCACCGGAGCAGCCAAGCCCCAACAATGCCGCAGAAACACACGCGCCACTTGTCTCACAGGATGCAGAATGGGCCGAGCACTTCACCTGGCTGCAGACACCAGAGATGTTTCTTGAACGTATGGCTGGAGGGAGCTTAAATTGCGATCCACATGCACATTCTGGGCCTGAACCACATAGCTCAGACGCTCACTCTTTGAGCAACCAAGGAGAAATGGTGGAAGAGCTGACTCTGAATAACTATAAGAATCCTAATTTGTCTCTGGGCAGTAGCACAAGTAGTGGGGAGAAAACATCAGTCCGGATGGGCCTATGGCAGAATTTCACAAGACATGCAGGAAAATCGAGGGACACAGCAACCAGGAAGTCCTTGTCGATGGGTCATAATGATGATGTGGATAACAGGTTTCTGCCTCCGTCGGGCACACAGAGGCCTAGTCTAGCCACACAGTCAGAGCCAAAAGATTCTAGGTTCCCTGAGCATGTGTCTAAGATTGACAAGCATATCATCCCAAGTACTACTACAACAAAATCTCCTGCTGCAATCCGGACTAAGGTTCTCTCCGCATCTGGATTTCAACAATATTTGGTCAAGACTACATTGAAGGGTAAGGGAGTTGTATATAACCATCAAGAAAATCGTGATGAGCCTGGTGTTGTGATCTCTCGTCAAAATATTGAAAAGCCTAATGCCAATCTGAACGTGACTTTTAAATCTTCACATAGTCCTAGTTGTAAAGTGGATTCTATATCTTTCAAACATTTAGGAACTTCAAATCCCTATAGCGAAGGAATTACCTTGAGGGAATGGCTTAAACCTAAGCGCCACAAGATAAATAAGGCTGAGCGCATGCATATATTTGAGCAGATCCTGGATTTTGTTGACATCTGTCACTCCCAACTTCTTGTTTTGCAGTATTTACGGCCATCATACTTTATCAAGTATCCCTCCAATCAGGTTAAGTACATTGGGTCCTTTGTTCCTCAGAGCCAGATGGAGTTACCAGATTTAGTAATGCAAGATATTCACCATCTGGATCATCAGTCAAAAAGAAAGAGGTGTACAGACCAGGACAAGGAGACTCATGAAGTTACGGTTCTGAAGCTTCAGAAATTTCGTGATCATAATAGTGACAGTAATGAGCATCACACATATCCTTTTACGGGTGGTTCTGTAGGAGATGATCGAGGTGAAGAAAAGGAAGCTGATAGTTTTAGAGCAGGAACTACTGGCAGTGCTTTCAGGGCAGTGAAATTGGAGAAATGGCATAAAGGTCATAACGAGAATTGCAGTCCAGGTATATCTAGTTCTATCAGCCAGCAATCCATATCTGAGCTGGTGAAATTGGAGGAGAAGTGTTATACTAGCCCTGAGGAGATAAATGATTATATGTGCTCCTCCGCATCAAATATCTACAGTCTTGGGGTTTTTCTTTTTGAGG
The window above is part of the Musa acuminata AAA Group cultivar baxijiao chromosome BXJ1-1, Cavendish_Baxijiao_AAA, whole genome shotgun sequence genome. Proteins encoded here:
- the LOC135678920 gene encoding protein SPA1-RELATED 2-like isoform X3 translates to MEGPAEVNETFESSVDAPHIKKTENDQPPEQPSPNNAAETHAPLVSQDAEWAEHFTWLQTPEMFLERMAGGSLNCDPHAHSGPEPHSSDAHSLSNQGEMVEELTLNNYKNPNLSLGSSTSSGEKTSVRMGLWQNFTRHAGKSRDTATRKSLSMGHNDDVDNRFLPPSGTQRPSLATQSEPKDSRFPEHVSKIDKHIIPSTTTTKSPAAIRTKVLSASGFQQYLVKTTLKGKGVVYNHQENRDEPGVVISRQNIEKPNANLNVTFKSSHSPSCKVDSISFKHLGTSNPYSEGITLREWLKPKRHKINKAERMHIFEQILDFVDICHSQLLVLQYLRPSYFIKYPSNQVKYIGSFVPQSQMELPDLVMQDIHHLDHQSKRKRCTDQDKETHEVTVLKLQKFRDHNSDSNEHHTYPFTGGSVGDDRGEEKEADSFRAGTTGSAFRAVKLEKWHKGHNENCSPGISSSISQQSISELVKLEEKCYTSPEEINDYMCSSASNIYSLGVFLFELLCCFETWEVQSAAMLDLQHRILPRTFLSESPKEAGFCLWLLHPDPSSRPMSRDIIQSDLLSERRNFPSLDNSSALIEEEDAEADLLLHFLLSLKEQKKMQASKLEAQLSYLKADIEEAERRLISKTQLFSDDRGFRSKFIESSSTYYSEKSVGNAGAISTLSKSNKYEERLMRNIDQLESAYFSRCSRIGTPEFIAAMRSDYDVLKIRDRCSQLLNDADEATDHLGTFFDGLCKFAQYSKFEVCGSLKNLDIVNSANVICSLSFDRDEDYFAAAGVSKKIKIFEFGALLNESVDVHYPLIEMTSGSKLSCVCWNDYIKNYLASTDYEGIVQVRVWDASTPYARQEVRVWDASTPYARQEVALPLFAARRLTLS